In the Arachis hypogaea cultivar Tifrunner chromosome 20, arahy.Tifrunner.gnm2.J5K5, whole genome shotgun sequence genome, GCACCATCCACCATCTCTTAATTGTTGAAGAAGTAACTTTGATGTAGAAACAATATGCATTGCATTAAGAATATCTTGAGATTGTTGTTGCAGTGCTTGGCAAAGAACATTAGTGATTCCCATAATCTCTTTCATCAAGTGCAAAgtgaaaacaaattcaaatgacaataatattttactaacaccATAAGCCTCACCTCTTTGTGCATAAGTTGTCCCGTCTTCAATGATATTGAGAACAATATTAGTAGCAGTAAACATTTTTACCAAActgcaaatagaattaaagtgagagCTCCATCGAGTATCCCCAGCTCTTTGTAAAGTGCTTATTTGATTCGCACCTTTGCCTGTTTCTAATTCATTTTGAGCAACCAAGTTTgcattttcaattgcttgagcTTCTTGTAATTGATCATGTCTTTTTGAAGAAGCACTAACAATAGTGACAATAGAGTTTAATTGagtaaaaaattcatgaatttgaagtaCCTCTCTTGAAGCTGCCACCAATGCTAATTGTAACCTATGAGCAAAACAATGCACATAGTATGCTTGTGGAGAATCTTTAAGAAATAAAGCTTGCAAACCATTCCACTCACCCCGCATGTTGCTAGCACCATCATACCCTTGACCCCTAATATTTTCAACTTGGAGATTATAATGAGAAAGGACAGAAATCAATTCTTTCTTTAAAGTTGTTGCACAAGTATCAGTGACATGCACAAGATCAAAAAATCTCTCTTTAACAAAACCATCTAGAGTAACAAATCTCAAAACAATGGCCATTTGCTCCTTTTTAGATTCATCTCTAGCTTCATcaacaataatacaaaatttgGCATCTCCAATCTCTTCTCTAATTGAATTTCTCACCTTAGTAGCAAGAATATGTAGAATTTCTTTTTGGACATCATTTGAAGTATACTTAGCATTTTTTGGAGCATTTTCCAAAACATTCTGTTTCACTCTTTCATTGTAAGatcccaaaaattttaacatttccAAAAAGTTACCTCTGTTGCTTGAACTTTGGCTTTCATCATGTCCTCTGTATGCACAACCTTGAAATGTCAACCATCTAATGCAATCTATAGATGCTCCTAGTCGAATTCGATTCTTTTCAATCTCTTCTGATGTTTGCTTATGAAGAAGTCTGTCAATATGTTGTGATTGTTTCATCAAATCATCACATGATTTCAGCGCCTTATGATGGAATGAGTTAGGACCTTTGCCAATGTGATTCAAAAGAGCACATTCTTTTCCACtatttactttcttccaattcctgaAACCATTCTCAATAAAAGCATTTGAACCCGTATTGATTGAAGGttccttagcaaaaagaaagcacggAAAATAATATATAGCATCATCTTCTATAAAATATTCTAACCAAGATGGGAACAATTTAAACCATGAAGCTTGAAAGCGACGATGACTTTTATCACCAGAAAATGGATAATTATCAAGAATTAGCTGATTTGGCCCAACTTTAATATAAGCCCGACGGATTTCATCTCTTTTATTTGGAGGAAACTTCCAAATCATTGGTCGCATTCCAGGATCTCTTTCCAAACGAAAAACATCCAGTTGATTTGGAAGAAGTCGTGGACGCTTTGAGCTATTCAATGAAGAACTTGAAGTAATGAAATTTGATGACCCCTCAAGTATTGGAGTAGTAATAGTAGaagcatcttcattctcttgatcttttcttttaaaaaatgtatcaatggtTTTGAACTTACTCATAATTCAAATGGCCAAATAAGTtcctataatttaaaatatatttagcaaAAAGTATAAATTACAgtctaaatctttataaaatataaaaattatattttaatttaaaataaaatattaaaattcagaacaataatactaacatcctagtataaataatataaaattataattaaatagttaactaataaaaaaactaaatatacaaactaacatataataacataaacttaattaacaaataataataaattaactaattaagtaaataactaaatatataaaaaagaataaaaatagaacctTTTTTGAGAAAGAGGAGTGAAAAATCACTTGTTAaactactctctttttttttaatctgcaaaaaacaaaaaaaaataagagttaaaaaggtaaaattgtaaaagataagaagattaaagagataaagaagaagaagaatagaaaaagtTGTTACCTAAATTTTTTgaaagccaaggtgggaaaagaGGGAAAGGAAGAGACCGGTTGtatgttgaaaaataaaaaaaggggattGGGGAACTGATTAGTGACGTTGGGAAATAAAAAAGGAATAAGAATTGGGAAATAGAAAAGGGGATAGGGAATGGACTATTGGGCTGGGTTTTGTAGAAATTAAAAGTGAGAGGGGGAGGGAGGTTGGAAAAGATAGAACAAAAATAGAAGGGGGgctgagaaataaaaaaaggggatctgacttttttttttttttgaataaaagctaaaattttgggggggggggggccATTGCCCCCCTTTGTTTATACCTACCTGCGCCCCTGATGGCGCATGCACGAGACGACGACAACTAGGGTGGGGTTGGGATGCAATCGCAGTGTGTACGTTGAATTTCTCGTTGACAGGACAGGTTGGATTAGAAATGAAGTCGGAAACTAGCGATGCGCGTTTGATCGGTCTGCACGGCGGCACGACGACGGCGCAAGTACCACAATAGCGACAACACTGAAGAAGGGTGGGGATGCGATCGTGAGCCTAGGGTTGGTACTCCTTGATGCAAACTACGTGAATGTGAAGTTAAATTTGGCAactcttatttttcaaatttgtaattaatgtTGATCATTAACATATTaaacatattatttttaataaaaaaaataaatattaattatagttGTTAAAACTTGAGTGATTATAAGTTGTTCCCCAAtactttttcttaaaattttgccCTTAACAAGTATGACACGTGTTACCCAAGCCATTCTTAATTTCCTAAATTCTTCTTGTTAAATTTCTATAGTACAAGAAAATTTGTTCAATATCATTCTAAATTTCTTAAATTCTTATTGTTAAATTTCTACAGTGCAAGAAAACTTATCGCACTGTTTGGCTAAGCAGTGGCTTACACACATTAAATAGTTGAAATATCAAGTAGAGCTCGAAAATCAAAACCAGGTCATAATACCATGATCAAAATTCAAAAGCCAACTCTGAATGAAGTTGCCACTTAAATACAATTTATATCACTAGTAATATCGTTGATAAACATAAACCGAATGTTTTTCTCCATTGATCTTATAATCACCGAGTCTAAAAACATCTCGATGTGCTAGTTTTTAGTTGGCTAGTATTCTTTTGTACGTTGTAACACGGTTTCTTGCTATTCAAAATATCATTGTCTATTATCGTCACTACTGAGTATTCATTTCGAGGAACAAGTTTTAGAACTTACATGTTACAACCAATGGCAACAATTTCTCGACCGATTGGAGTTTATCATTCATGCCCCATAATCAACTTTCACTCCATTTACCTCTAGCAACTTAAGTTATTTGATTAGATGAGCAAATTTTATTAAAGTACACACTGCAACAATGGAATAGAAAGCATAATAAACAAAAATGACAAAATTCATTTGAAACACAAACTTCCTACTATCATTCTCAACTGTTATTAACCACTAAAACTTTGGAGGAGATAGCTAACTCCTACTCATAAGAAATCAACGCCGGCTTCCTTGTTTTTCTTTCAGATCTGCGTCCCTGAAAGTAAAAAGAGCAGCAGTTAGGCGTGTCATGAAAGGCATAGGAATAAGGAATAGTACTGTGAGTGTATGGCTACATTCAAGCCATCAAGCGAAACCCATACCTCTCTATGTGGTCAAGAATCAAAAGCCTGGGTCCAGGAGGGATCTTTACATCTCTGAGAGCACTGAAACACatcatagaaaaataaaaaacttggttaaaaataaaaaataaaaaaagaaggtaaaaaaaataaaattatgcctTGACTGAACTTCCTACCTATCAGTGAGTAAAGGAAGAGTGTTGTCTGTTAACAAGCCTCTCTTAAAATTCTTCTCATAACTCTGAAGGCCAAGGTTTTGCAGCATGCTTCTTGTTTTGATATAGTGAATATCTTCAGCAGGTGGTTGAGAAAACTTCTGTCCTATCTGCATGATTAATGAATAGTTATATACATGCTCCAAGGATAAACCAAATATAAACCTACATAACACATAACATCTGCAAACTTAGGCAAGCAAATCTAACTTACCACAAAGACaactataaaacaaaaaattgaagctCAAGTAGGATCACAACCACCAGGCCTAAACAAGAGTTATCCCTAAAATCGTACCCACGAAGAGATAGAAAACAAACAAAGACCAGAACAAACCTTTGTAAAGACATATTTTCTTGCACAACTAAAGAGAAAAGATACATTTATTTTTACACCCACCTGGAAAAGTCCACCCTGAACAAGTGCAAAGAAAAGTCCAGAAGTGACGGCATTTGCTGCTTGGTTTGGTCCACCCATGCCGCTCACTAATGAAAACATGGCCCCAGAACCAAAAGCTGCCGCCATGCTGAAAATTACATAAGATTTATTTCAATAAGGAAGTCCAGAgggaaaaaaaattgagaaccaTTAAGCAAGTGGAAACGAATAAAGAGAAATGTTAGGGTACCAACACTTTTTATCGATATAAGCCAAATGGTCAACatcttatttttatactattaggatttagggtttagaatttagtatttagggtttagtGAAGACAACACCATATTTTTTGGATATCacgtataaaaatatcttttcagcCATGTATTGgccaaaaatgataaattttgttggTCATATAGcattattcataaataaaaagcTTTCGTTGGGGAAAACATACAGCTAAACAAATGGTCTCCTTGAAAGAGCCATTTCATCGACTCTAATGGTCGATGTCTGTCCTGTTGGCAAGTTTATTATAACACCAGCATCAAAAACACCTTCAAATACATTATATACATTCACCCCTATGTCTGAACGAAATTTAAAACTTTGGCATTTAGGCCAAGAACACTTTCTCTAGAATTAGTTTAGCAAATATTTTGAAGCCACAAGAGTATCTAAGTTAGTATCAATATAGTATTCTAAGTTTCTAACCAAAAACACACACAAATATCTACTGAACAACTTTaacaaatcatcatcatcatcatcattaattAGCCCCCTTTGGGCAATCTGATGACATTTGAATTTGCCTTAATTTGGGAAGAATGACAAATGGACAGCTTAAAAGTTAAAATTCACTTATTCACTCATTCAGAATTGGGCGATACTTAATTATTTATTGCTATGTACTTTTCCCAGAACAAAAATATTCTTTCCAATTTTCCATAGTAAGGCTAGTATCATTTCACCCATAAATAACTTTAGGTACAAGCTTATTGAGCCAGTGTCACTAAAATAACGAGAGAGCTTATGTGAAATCTCACCTGGACTGAACATCTTCCTTGCCCCTTAACCTTTTCAACACACACGAAATACCGGCGTTGACTCCAGTCATGACAGCAAAGTTACGAGCTTGAATTAGAGGACCTCCAGAAAGAGCCTACAATCAGAGTTAAACAAAATCATGTTACTTGCACACAACAATTCTAGAAAGAACTCTATGAAAAACCTAAAGATTTCATattccataaggaaaaaccttggCCTACTTAATTAAGTCAACATGAATGAATGATTACACATTAGATTGAAATTCAACCATTAAATTCCCAACAAATAAAAGGACCTAGATTGAAAAAGTCAACTAAGGATAACCGGGTAGGAAAATTAAAAGCAACGATTTTAGAACcctaaaagagagaaagaggaaaaggaacctGAGCTTGCTTGAGAGATGCCATGGCTTGGGGGTTGAGAGAGGCGTTAGGTGGAGGGGTGGGAAAAGTTGCGGCGGAGTCGGCGGTGAGTGTTCCCATGAAGGCGCCTATGGCGGCACCCTGGGCGGCGCTGGTGGTGGTGACTACGGCCGCCTCGACGGCAAGGGACTGGCGCGAGAGCCATACTCGGAAGCGGGTCTCAAGCTCCTTGAATCGACCTTGGAGCTGTTCAATGGGGTTCTGAAGGTGCTGAGGCAAAACCTTAGCCACCATCACTCCCTGCTTCCCTTGTTCCATTTCTCGCGTAAATTCTTGGGTGCCGCACCTAAGCGAGAGAAGAGaacagaagagaagaaggaatagagatagatattttttttatgataatggGAAATATGGATAAGTAAAAACGTTATGCgcctatgtatgtatatataatgtatttttaaggttaattatttaaataatcccaaaaattttaaaaccggactgattaattttttaaattttattttaataaataaattaattttcagtttattttttaataaaataattatttaaatcagtCTTAACAATTTTAaagtgaatattttaattttaaaaaaaattaatataaatttttaatatttttttcattgagacataactaaatttatattataaatatatacataaaaatttaataaataaatttattattatttttgtttaaaatatacaaaatattatGGTATAGTATTAttgtacaaataataataataataatttttttacgaaaaattattagtttgaagaaaaaatattaaaaattaataattaattttttaaaaattaaaatatttatttttaaaattttttaaaattaatctgaataattattttatcaaaaaataaataattggaataaaatattaaagatatttttgtatttaaataactattctaatattttatataggtgtgaactattttttattaattattaaaagaagaaaatgaaaattaccACCTGTTTGTTCGCCCTATCAGGCTACCAGACAAGACCGACACCTTCTCTTTCAATGGGAATCGGTGCCCAATTCTTTGCCTGATTAGCCGCTACTGCTATTACTACTCTTTTATGTGCACTttccacaaaaaaaatttttggaaaacattttaataaaatgcaaacataaagaaatgaatttttaaatattgttagtAACTTATTGCAGTGTAAAACaacttattattataaatatttatatttgctGCTCATTTTGCAAAACTTTTTACCGTAATAATGTGCTACACCAACAATTTTGGTCAAATGAATAATCTTATACATTAATTTGTCTCGGACCAATTCTTTAACAATCTTATATATTTTTCCCGGCGGCGAAAAAACGCCATTGACTATTGATTCTGTTTATCACGGTATATTATTTTATCATCAaccatatattaaaaaaatatttaggagaTAAAGGTACCGCTAATCAATATTGAATAAACTGTTATGATatattttaggtttttttttatagtttcgcaaaatttttaattaggtccctatacttttttttttaattgagtctttataataaaatttttttaattagatcatttttagtagtaattggcttaattgtatagggatccaactaaaaaaaataaattggtacAAGATCccaaataaaaggataaaaaagtgtagagacctaattaaaaaaaattggtacaaagattcaattaaaaaaaaagtataaaaacttaattaaaaatttcacaaaactatatagaccaacaaaataattaaacctatattttattatagaatttgaataacaattataaaatatgaatttGTCAAAAACATATCATTTGCCACTTAAAATTACAAAATGataatgaaatattaaaattacaaaataataatgaaattttatgcaattaaatggtttataaaattttaattttatcaattacatctttaaaattaataaatatacacCACATTTATTTTTAACTCAGTTTTTATTAGTGAATCACTAACCACATAATGAATGGACACATCTTGGTCTATATTCTCTTCTTAATCTTCTTTATTGGCAACCCTTACTCTACACCACATCATTATCATTATATCCTCCTCGTTATCACTATCACTACCAGCATTGCCATCGTCACaaattcacaattgtcatcaccAATGTATCACCTCTTTTCCTCTTCTGTACCTCTTTcactgttagaaacaagagagcaATCTAAAGAAAGTGTTTTGTGTATTATACAATCTGAGAATTAGTACAATGTACAAGGGGTATATATAGCTActagaagaatcaaagtaataaaagcatagaatcctacaattaatatacagatacgctatataaatacaaatgatactaattgatctaatttgattctaattattctcttaacatcccccctcaaactcaagtgggagctaaggataccatctTGAATTTGGATAATAGAGTCCGGAAATGAGTCGGATGATGAGCCTTTGTGatgatatcagcagtctgatctagtGTGCCAACAGCGATGagacgaacagcatcaataaggatacgttgccgaaTAAAGTGACagtcaatctcaatgtgtttagTGCGTTCATGAAACAATCATTATGGGCAATttgaatagcactgcggttgtCACAAAAGACATCAGTTGGGGATAACTAAGGAGCACCCAAGTCTTCAAGAAGCCAACGAATCGAGATAACTTCAGCAGTGGTATCAGCGAGAGCACGAtattcagcttctgtgcttgatcAAGCAGTGAATGTTTGCTTCTTAGCTCGCCAGAAAATGAGAGAGTCGCCAAAAAACAAACAATAGTAGTGGAaggacgatcagtgggatcaccaacccaatcagcatctgagtatcaccctgaagggataaagatgaatgggcagaaaaataaaggccatgaaataggGTGCCTTTGATGTAACGAAGAATGTGAAGAattgccgcatagtgagtagtacgaagAGCCGACAAAAACTGGCTAAGAACATGAACCGAATAGGCGATAtctggtcgggtgacagttaAGTAGACGAGTCCTCCAATGAGCTGTCGATAAagagtaggattatccaaaacagtgccatccataggagtAAATTGAACATTaagctcaagaggagtagactcagtgcgactatctgtaagtTTGGCTcaagcaagaagatctgaagcatatttagcttgagagagatagatgccatcatcggtggaTATGACTTCTAAACCAAGAATgtagctgagagaaccaagatctttcatctcaaaagtacGGTGAAGGGAcgccttgagatcagagatactaTCAACATCATCTctagtaatgatcatgtcatcaacatacaaaagtaaaAGAATAACTCCACGTTCGCTTTTACGAATAAAGAGAGCATTCTTATAAGGGCTGCAAGTGAAACCAAGAttgcatatggtagtgctgaacttgtcaaaccattcacgaggagcttgcttaagtccataaagtgccttgcgaaggagacagaCCTCactagaaggacaaggatatcccggaggtggtttcatatagactttttttttaaatctccattaaaaaatatattcttcacatccatctgactgagagaccattttttaaccgCAGTAATGGCAAGGAGAGGTTGAACAGATGTAAGAcgagcaacaggagcaaaagtctcttcataatcaacaCGATACTTTTGTctacaaccttgagcaaccaatcatGCCTTATAACGATCAATAGAACCATCAGagtgagtcttgatcttgtatacccatctactacTCACAACTTCttgatcagaaggaggatcaaccaaatcctaagtgtgtgttttttcaagtgcttgaatttcttcctgcattgcttgttgccaatttggattgGTAGAGGCTTCTCGAAATGACCGAGGTTCATgatgatgaagaatagtagaaaaacagTGATAATAAAGAAGATAAGGAAGTGGAtttcttaccctagaagaacggGTGGAGGAAGGAGGCATGACAGCAGGAGCAGGAGCATCGTCCGGTCTGGAATTatcgggagatggagaagacGGAAGAGGAGGGGACTCGATGGATGGACTTGAGGTAGACACTGTAGTATCATCACTAGGAATAAGAACAACATCGAGGTTAGTAAAAAATAGTGACGGAGTAGAAGGAATGGACTCAAAAGAGAAAAAACTAGAGAACATGTGATGCTCCCaaaagacaacatgacgagatatacaaaTGCATTGAGAGATAGGATTCCAACAATGATAACCCTTATATTCAGAATCAtaccaagaaaacaacacatgcgagcccgaggttcaagctTATTATGTTcatgaggttgaagaaggacaaagcaaacacaaccaaaaaCATGGAGAGAACTGTAATCAGGAGAAGTATGATAGAGACGCTCAAAGAGAGTAGtgttaccaagaacagaagaagggagtagattgataacatgaacagcactgagaacagcttcaccccaatcaCGCTCAAGACAGGAAAAAGAAATAAGCATCACACGAACAGAATCAAGAATATGACGGTGTTTACGCTCAGCTCTGCCATTTTGTTGAGAGGTACtaggacaagaaaactcagacaaagtacctTGTTTAGcgagaaaatttaaaagtttggagtcacgatattccatagcattatcccGTGTGAAGATTTTAATGACCTTTAAAAACTGAGTTCGAATCATAGtgacaaagttaatataaatctgaggcAGCTCATGATGATTGAtgtgcataaacttgttatgctacgatttaggaaattgcacgattggcaaaattccttccggcaagtgcaccggttatcgtcaagtaaaaactcacaatagagtgaggtcgaatcccacaaggattggttgagtgagcaattcggattagaagtatgttctagttgagcggaatcaagatttagatgagaattgcggaatgtaaaattgcatgaattaaagagcgagaagctaaattgctgaaattaaaagggatggggggtgattgcatgaatttaattgcagaatgtaaagagaaagtggtaaatcagaaatggggaattcattgggtgttaggagatattgagatctccgaatcaaaacatttttattccttcctcaaccaatgcattcattgaattttgcttggcaatcttatatgattggatcccaatcccttggctcaccaattctctctaaaaacgaacaaattcccaatcccttggtttaaatgttcataagaagagatgatgctcgatcactgattataccacacagtttcatgaaccacaatttggtaggattacatgtcacaatatccatccaaaccccaatccaattcactgtgagaaagtttctctagcatgaatcctccattcctttcccaaggttccgaaagattccaattatgggtagtttctttcccaagacaactacccaatgaaattagatcgagaagctttctaacaaaattcaagagaaaaggttgaagaagaagataaaactattattgattcattgaattacaatagagctccctaacccaatgaaaggggtttagtgagtcatagctctgaattcaattacaaaactaaaagaaaatgatccaaagttctccgtgTGTCCAAacttccccctcaggggctggattccccctcaatcccccgtgtctcaaatgcagaaactaaggcctttaaataggctccctaaattacaaaatgaaaatgaaattcaaagcaaattacaatcaaatgaaaataaactattctagatgattcttgtggccttgatttggtgttgttgatgggccttgcttgcttgaagggtagagtgacataattgatccaaaaaggataatgatccattaaactacactcaaacgttgcacccccctttcttgagtcatcactttgttctcttgtcaaccttgccaatttgatgccaaatatagactattatacctcgttggaaagctatggatgtcagctttctaacg is a window encoding:
- the LOC112786067 gene encoding uncharacterized protein, translated to MSKFKTIDTFFKRKDQENEDASTITTPILEGSSNFITSSSSLNSSKRPRLLPNQLDVFRLERDPGMRPMIWKFPPNKRDEIRRAYIKVGPNQLILDNYPFSGDKSHRRFQASWFKLFPSWLEYFIEDDAIYYFPCFLFAKEPSINTGSNAFIENGFRNWKKVNSGKECALLNHIGKGPNSFHHKALKSCDDLMKQSQHIDRLLHKQTSEEIEKNRIRLGASIDCIRWLTFQGCAYRGHDESQSSSNRGNFLEMLKFLGSYNERVKQNVLENAPKNAKYTSNDVQKEILHILATKVRNSIREEIGDAKFCIIVDEARDESKKEQMAIVLRFVTLDGFVKERFFDLVHVTDTCATTLKKELISVLSHYNLQVENIRGQGYDGASNMRGEWNGLQALFLKDSPQAYYVHCFAHRLQLALVAASREVLQIHEFFTQLNSIVTIVSASSKRHDQLQEAQAIENANLVAQNELETGKGANQISTLQRAGDTRWSSHFNSICSLVKMFTATNIVLNIIEDGTTYAQRGEAYGVSKILLSFEFVFTLHLMKEIMGITNVLCQALQQQSQDILNAMHIVSTSKLLLQQLRDGGWCNFLANVKDFCEKHEIEVPNMSAQYVFGRGRSRQPSVTVEHHYRIDVFLATIDSQIQELNSRFNEQTIELLTLSCALDPKDNFKSFNIEEISKLAEKFYPLDFPSNELNILKSQLQHYQHDIPNHLKGIGTFSELCNKLQETGKSRTYHMVDRLIRLVLTLPVSTATTERAFSAMKIVKTRLRSKMADEFLADNLFESVASMEPSIGEEGLYVTFYDMSDHSNCIEVNVPYLSDDDTQHVDKLPDHTGIHLEKISYVGLRFDSL
- the LOC112783416 gene encoding chloroplastic import inner membrane translocase subunit HP30-2, with amino-acid sequence MEQGKQGVMVAKVLPQHLQNPIEQLQGRFKELETRFRVWLSRQSLAVEAAVVTTTSAAQGAAIGAFMGTLTADSAATFPTPPPNASLNPQAMASLKQAQALSGGPLIQARNFAVMTGVNAGISCVLKRLRGKEDVQSSMAAAFGSGAMFSLVSGMGGPNQAANAVTSGLFFALVQGGLFQIGQKFSQPPAEDIHYIKTRSMLQNLGLQSYEKNFKRGLLTDNTLPLLTDSALRDVKIPPGPRLLILDHIERDADLKEKQGSRR